One Persicobacter psychrovividus DNA window includes the following coding sequences:
- a CDS encoding PQQ-binding-like beta-propeller repeat protein, with the protein MKNLLFFLILISCIACHPNQTKVEVDGQLLGYYDAGKHITLEANVPSGNHFQSWKGAEGFLSDPYAETTTLQVPDRKSVRLHTTFSSQQLSGISDIDQIFDEIQTQPTNITNVKAHRAALYRWWRLLWRKGYDLTAVQLLADALLHTNNENPKAPAMVDSAFGRLSALQSEGKKIQEVKANRQPFNGQFTNWGYYNGTEGHHTGFSPDQGATEGKLQWRFPKGYYSNAAPVLENGKLYLSTPAIDVMAMCLDEITGETIWKARQYGENFYEVHGSRWAPVLGDKQVTIRTDYSPASIKILDKTTGQPFVGDTTKVVPFAYVRKGNQLVFANQLTGEDLKVIKNNAYYGTSPLLSGECVLIGDRSGHLFCYDLKGALKWKQQLDQGIVGEISVDQGDAYIPGTTDKLYKINLSTGEIVWTFTSISQLEHAAQFFSQPLLLGDKLVVGTAAAQVFLLDRKTGERLHETKVDDWVRAKPQVFEEDVFVVDYAGKMYRFDLTNSGLNLKWKKQVSTHPITADLVAGKKYIYTANQQWVLQAISPETGNTVWKKGIVEGQWEDGEFHMADWAGGLLGSPVVADGIAYIGGPDGFVNAVNVQTGKEIWKFEVGSTISIAPMVADGKVFFGYLGANTEHYGYNHPGEVFALNAKTGDVVWRNKEYARVWVAPAYKNGKLFFGNTDGDFFGVDANTGQKLWSFYTGKGTIKETLPKDTPFTHGYPAGVYSVPVVDENMVYTGSWAGFYYAFDQQTGKVKWRTKTGFNDWGGLPDSAAPTLWKGKLYVQKFGSRIAAIDIETGKISWEWNAPRGYLQNATVAAHDGILYGSIVRGVTKLPMRSAMFAFDDQTHEQLWSADGMGGLTAPVIAGNQLIAGSSADVFLTSRNRKTGELLWRYNMGGEMLENVPAVYGNMVFALSKNGYLHAVK; encoded by the coding sequence ATGAAAAACCTACTCTTTTTTTTAATCTTGATCTCTTGCATCGCCTGTCATCCCAACCAAACCAAGGTGGAGGTGGATGGGCAGCTGCTTGGCTATTATGATGCAGGAAAGCACATCACGTTGGAGGCAAACGTTCCTTCAGGAAACCATTTCCAATCCTGGAAAGGAGCAGAGGGATTCCTTTCTGACCCTTATGCTGAAACGACCACTTTGCAGGTTCCTGATCGAAAATCGGTACGCCTTCACACCACTTTTTCCTCCCAACAACTCAGTGGGATTTCGGATATCGATCAGATTTTTGATGAAATTCAGACCCAACCTACCAATATAACCAATGTAAAGGCTCACCGTGCGGCGCTATACCGCTGGTGGCGATTGTTGTGGCGAAAAGGCTATGACCTCACAGCTGTTCAGCTACTTGCTGATGCGCTTCTACACACCAACAATGAAAACCCCAAAGCTCCGGCAATGGTCGATAGTGCCTTTGGTAGATTATCCGCTTTGCAGTCAGAAGGGAAAAAGATTCAGGAGGTAAAAGCCAATAGACAACCTTTCAATGGGCAATTTACAAATTGGGGTTACTATAATGGAACCGAAGGGCATCATACAGGATTTAGCCCTGATCAGGGGGCTACTGAAGGTAAGTTACAATGGCGCTTTCCGAAGGGGTATTATTCCAATGCTGCGCCTGTATTGGAGAATGGGAAATTGTATTTATCCACGCCCGCGATTGATGTGATGGCGATGTGTTTGGATGAAATTACAGGCGAAACAATTTGGAAGGCAAGACAGTATGGAGAGAATTTTTATGAGGTTCATGGATCCCGTTGGGCTCCTGTTTTGGGGGATAAGCAGGTTACTATTCGTACTGATTATAGTCCTGCTTCAATCAAAATTTTGGATAAAACAACGGGTCAGCCGTTTGTTGGCGATACAACCAAGGTCGTGCCTTTTGCTTATGTCCGAAAGGGCAATCAACTGGTGTTTGCAAACCAGCTGACGGGAGAGGACTTAAAGGTGATTAAAAACAATGCATATTATGGTACATCGCCATTATTGAGTGGCGAGTGTGTTCTAATTGGAGACCGTTCCGGCCATTTATTTTGTTATGATTTGAAAGGAGCATTGAAGTGGAAGCAACAACTTGATCAGGGGATTGTCGGGGAGATTAGTGTAGATCAAGGGGACGCCTATATTCCTGGAACCACCGATAAATTATATAAAATCAATCTTTCAACTGGAGAGATTGTATGGACATTTACATCCATTTCGCAACTTGAGCATGCGGCCCAATTTTTTAGCCAACCACTTTTGTTGGGGGACAAATTAGTGGTCGGTACGGCCGCTGCTCAAGTCTTTTTACTCGATCGAAAAACGGGGGAACGATTGCATGAAACTAAGGTTGATGATTGGGTGCGTGCAAAGCCCCAAGTATTTGAAGAAGATGTTTTTGTGGTGGATTACGCAGGGAAGATGTATCGTTTTGACCTGACCAACTCAGGATTGAATTTGAAATGGAAAAAGCAAGTCAGTACACATCCAATTACAGCGGATTTGGTGGCTGGCAAAAAGTATATTTATACCGCCAATCAGCAATGGGTATTGCAGGCGATTTCTCCCGAAACAGGTAATACCGTTTGGAAAAAAGGCATTGTCGAAGGGCAATGGGAAGATGGCGAATTCCATATGGCCGACTGGGCAGGTGGCTTGTTGGGCTCGCCCGTTGTAGCCGATGGTATCGCCTATATCGGTGGGCCGGATGGTTTTGTCAATGCTGTTAATGTGCAGACAGGAAAGGAAATCTGGAAATTTGAAGTCGGCAGCACCATTTCAATTGCGCCGATGGTAGCGGATGGAAAAGTGTTCTTCGGCTATCTCGGTGCCAACACCGAACACTATGGCTACAATCATCCAGGGGAGGTTTTTGCCCTCAATGCCAAAACGGGCGATGTGGTCTGGAGAAATAAAGAATATGCAAGGGTTTGGGTAGCACCTGCCTACAAAAATGGAAAGCTGTTCTTCGGTAATACCGATGGAGACTTCTTCGGCGTAGATGCCAATACTGGTCAAAAGCTATGGTCTTTTTACACCGGAAAGGGGACAATTAAAGAAACATTACCCAAAGATACCCCATTCACCCACGGTTATCCTGCAGGGGTATATTCTGTGCCTGTCGTGGATGAAAACATGGTTTACACAGGTTCCTGGGCAGGATTTTATTATGCTTTTGATCAGCAGACAGGAAAGGTGAAATGGCGAACAAAAACAGGGTTCAATGACTGGGGAGGTTTGCCGGACTCTGCGGCGCCAACGCTCTGGAAAGGTAAATTATATGTTCAGAAATTCGGTTCACGAATCGCTGCGATCGACATTGAAACAGGAAAGATCAGCTGGGAGTGGAACGCCCCCCGCGGCTATCTTCAGAATGCCACTGTGGCGGCTCATGATGGAATCCTTTATGGTTCGATCGTTCGTGGTGTTACCAAATTGCCCATGCGTTCGGCAATGTTTGCTTTTGACGATCAAACCCACGAGCAACTATGGTCGGCCGATGGCATGGGAGGATTAACGGCTCCTGTCATTGCTGGAAATCAGTTGATTGCGGGTTCTTCAGCGGATGTTTTCTTGACGAGCAGAAATAGAAAAACAGGTGAACTCCTCTGGCGATACAACATGGGTGGTGAAATGCTCGAAAATGTCCCGGCAGTCTATGGAAATATGGTTTTTGCCCTGAGTAAAAACGGCTATTTGCATGCCGTCAAATAG
- a CDS encoding T9SS type A sorting domain-containing protein: protein MKHFDLSKVRNTFRCLLFLFIAFNSALSVAQPNIEYPIEVFRVRNEANTAWRETTVVRVDTKNFQGSAGWLYLRVNNLNNKDALKYRVRSYKNGTAEPWTSWQNSAPNFSQFPVDLAYGGLGGGFGTVKMSTPISGFVANARHDIEFWYDYIDGTDESGFRIIEMALWQTNDLSAEDQIANAAQPVDPSQWVGPYDGMAEQANMRSAGEDLWFGRNGAPALIDGKGSPIKASCSDCHAYTGYDLKYFNYSNESIISRATFHGMDHEQGKQIAEYIRDLNYLQSAKGRPWQPPFQPGPGADDNKFEWAAGQGLEAVGADEKVLLQDLFGGENPSESQIESVINNYEGNTNIRTQRIAVQFPDWNEWLPKEHPKEILTTEEYNFIENAFFNLREAVNSSTKINNLNGKVGVSGAHNNNGVFEAVGNFAREIHKVIRSDYSIVTPRSPWWADDRTTLAVEEKKRSLAAWYGVKLFDVIHQFNLYQIQDFGNIPNTEEEHQQWPTRQWAVFQNAAHIISGNRGKSYFLTDDTPLKQTKSIYMSSIWYQVQLSLTPGHRRGGQVEPNDFAYNLQHIHRLGAQTGVYEPVRFFQNYLKNAEQRNNGKLPNQTNQYFLGWNMRELSPWRLYGTGKGITDTFDALDADLCFRLRNEFWEATANRLNGFGDNDWPRTAVNVCERTDYHLENRNVIPANGATNGGDCVFFDRRSCGGCDDSNDAVEIDAIYTLLYLTQDGEVMSEDNFNDLRDWANASWDYTAWPTFAGGGSPPPASGIEPGLYHFVNRQSGRMLRTVSSAQGNGGIDSNVAVVEAGDISEFVAWEVIETGTEGQYYIENVGANGNRLWTNNDESRTDYLLKMKYGTWTGAFTRWYIREAASTNGKVYYWLTSVGNDRNVWENDSYLAEDRNYTGNKTHWELVPVDNQRVVSDNEPAKVLFAPNPVTERLTIFNAENKQIDLLNISGHLVASGKGLSFIDMRQMPSGIYLLRIDGKVFKVLKQ, encoded by the coding sequence ATGAAACATTTTGACTTATCAAAAGTGCGGAATACTTTCCGCTGCTTGCTATTTTTATTTATTGCTTTTAATTCAGCGCTCTCGGTAGCGCAACCCAATATTGAATATCCCATAGAAGTCTTCAGGGTTCGAAATGAGGCCAATACTGCCTGGCGCGAAACGACGGTGGTGCGGGTGGATACCAAGAATTTTCAAGGATCGGCGGGTTGGCTGTATCTTAGAGTGAATAATCTAAATAATAAGGATGCCCTGAAATACCGTGTGCGCAGCTACAAAAACGGTACAGCTGAGCCGTGGACTTCCTGGCAAAATTCAGCGCCTAATTTCAGTCAGTTTCCTGTGGATCTTGCTTACGGCGGACTCGGTGGCGGTTTCGGAACGGTAAAAATGAGTACTCCCATCAGTGGGTTTGTGGCGAATGCAAGACATGATATTGAATTCTGGTATGACTATATCGATGGGACGGACGAAAGTGGCTTCAGAATTATTGAGATGGCACTTTGGCAGACGAACGATCTGTCGGCAGAGGATCAAATAGCCAATGCAGCGCAGCCAGTTGATCCTTCTCAGTGGGTAGGGCCCTATGATGGAATGGCTGAACAGGCTAATATGCGCAGTGCTGGAGAAGATTTGTGGTTTGGGAGAAATGGTGCGCCTGCCCTGATCGACGGAAAAGGCTCGCCAATCAAGGCAAGTTGTTCAGATTGTCATGCCTACACGGGCTACGACCTGAAGTATTTTAATTATTCCAACGAATCTATTATTTCCCGCGCAACATTTCATGGCATGGATCATGAGCAGGGAAAGCAGATTGCCGAGTATATCCGTGATCTTAATTATTTGCAGTCGGCCAAAGGGCGGCCATGGCAGCCTCCATTTCAGCCGGGGCCTGGTGCTGATGACAATAAGTTTGAGTGGGCCGCAGGGCAGGGACTTGAGGCTGTTGGTGCCGATGAAAAAGTGCTTTTACAGGATCTTTTTGGTGGCGAAAACCCTTCTGAAAGTCAGATTGAATCGGTGATTAATAACTATGAGGGAAATACCAATATCCGTACGCAGCGAATAGCAGTTCAGTTCCCGGACTGGAACGAGTGGTTGCCCAAAGAGCACCCCAAAGAAATATTGACAACCGAAGAATACAACTTTATTGAAAATGCCTTTTTTAATCTTCGTGAGGCGGTTAACAGCAGTACAAAGATCAATAATCTTAACGGCAAAGTAGGGGTCAGTGGCGCCCATAATAATAATGGGGTATTTGAAGCTGTCGGGAATTTTGCACGGGAAATTCATAAGGTCATCCGTAGCGATTACAGTATTGTTACCCCACGTTCGCCGTGGTGGGCTGATGATCGAACAACCTTGGCGGTAGAAGAAAAAAAACGGAGTCTGGCCGCATGGTATGGGGTCAAGCTTTTCGATGTTATCCATCAGTTTAATTTGTATCAGATTCAGGATTTTGGAAACATCCCTAACACAGAGGAGGAGCATCAGCAATGGCCCACAAGACAATGGGCGGTTTTTCAGAATGCTGCACATATTATCTCCGGAAATCGAGGAAAATCTTACTTTCTGACGGATGATACCCCGCTGAAGCAGACAAAAAGCATTTATATGTCTTCCATTTGGTATCAGGTACAATTGAGCCTTACACCCGGCCACCGTCGCGGCGGACAGGTGGAGCCGAATGATTTTGCCTACAATTTACAACACATTCACCGGCTTGGAGCGCAAACGGGGGTATATGAGCCTGTTCGCTTCTTTCAGAATTACCTCAAAAATGCAGAGCAGCGCAACAACGGGAAGCTGCCCAACCAGACCAACCAGTACTTTTTGGGATGGAACATGAGGGAACTTTCTCCGTGGCGACTATATGGGACAGGGAAGGGCATTACCGATACTTTTGATGCCCTCGATGCTGACTTGTGTTTCCGCCTGAGAAATGAATTTTGGGAAGCCACGGCAAATCGGTTGAATGGATTCGGTGATAATGATTGGCCACGGACGGCCGTTAATGTTTGTGAACGAACAGACTATCACCTGGAAAATCGAAATGTAATTCCTGCGAATGGGGCGACCAATGGAGGCGACTGTGTTTTCTTTGATCGACGTTCTTGTGGCGGATGTGATGATTCGAACGATGCCGTGGAGATCGATGCCATTTACACCTTGCTTTACCTTACACAGGATGGCGAGGTGATGTCGGAGGATAATTTCAACGACCTGCGGGATTGGGCCAATGCCTCCTGGGATTATACCGCATGGCCTACTTTTGCCGGTGGAGGGTCACCGCCGCCTGCTTCGGGCATTGAGCCTGGTTTATATCATTTCGTCAACCGACAGTCAGGCCGGATGCTAAGAACGGTTTCTTCCGCTCAGGGCAATGGCGGAATTGACTCGAATGTTGCTGTGGTTGAGGCAGGGGATATCAGTGAATTTGTAGCATGGGAAGTTATTGAAACCGGTACAGAAGGACAATATTATATTGAGAATGTAGGGGCAAATGGCAATAGGCTGTGGACCAACAATGATGAAAGCCGAACAGATTATTTGCTGAAAATGAAATATGGTACCTGGACGGGAGCATTTACGCGCTGGTACATCCGTGAGGCGGCATCTACTAATGGCAAGGTTTACTATTGGCTGACTTCAGTAGGGAATGATCGTAACGTGTGGGAGAATGATAGCTATTTGGCCGAGGATCGTAATTATACCGGCAATAAAACCCATTGGGAATTGGTGCCTGTGGATAATCAGCGGGTCGTTTCAGATAATGAGCCGGCGAAGGTGTTGTTTGCGCCCAATCCGGTAACAGAAAGGTTGACTATTTTCAATGCGGAAAATAAACAAATCGACTTGCTGAATATTTCCGGCCATTTGGTAGCGTCGGGTAAAGGTTTGTCTTTCATTGATATGCGTCAGATGCCTTCCGGGATTTACCTGTTGAGAATTGATGGCAAGGTTTTCAAGGTTCTGAAACAATAA
- a CDS encoding GH92 family glycosyl hydrolase, which translates to MKKTAIYIICLLLSLPSLGQNIIEQTNLFIGTGGHGHTFPHAMLPFGAVAAGPDWAQRGWDAAGGYHYDSKSILGFSQIHLSGTGLTEAGDFLIQPTVGKIQINAGKPDVIDDGYRSRFSHEDEQAHPGYYQVRLQDYDVNVEVTATERTGFYKMTFPKSDSAHVLIDLMHHINGNAGSVKHASLSVKDQQTVTGYRLTNGIWANHRQLYFAMRFSKPFESKLIYDANKYGFTKKHFFKDLNHRVSDKLKAVFNFKTEDQEAVYVKIAVSSVSAGNALENLEKEIPDWDFDRVKKQAEQKWEKELSKITVSGDQDRVAKFYTALYHNFIHPTLNQDVNGQYRGMDHEVHQGHDFEHYTMFSLWDTFRATHPLLTLTQPERTDDIMKTMTAFQQENPEKMLPMWSMYQNENTCMIGLHAIPVLADAFYKGLYTGKNDRLLESMVASAENPGVDSTAGRAIYPAYYGQKYYIEKGYHPNDVVRTGVSVTLEHAYDDWALALAAKKMGQDDVAEKYRQRAQNYRNVWDKERQFFRAKLNDGKFREPFDPRAYHREDFHDRDYTEGNAWQYLFFVPHDVYGLAELMGGEKQLESRLDELFTLPYQGESSVGDVSGLIGDYAHGNEPCHHVAYLYGHVRKPSKTQALIHRIDREFYKNAPDGYIGNEDAGQMSAWYVFSAMGFYPVNPAGGVYVFGSPLMESASIKVGKGKTFDISVENYAPENIYIKSVKLNGKKYPNVFIRHEDIVKGGKLEYVMSNRPTRWGEKSERVPFADGGL; encoded by the coding sequence ATGAAAAAAACAGCCATCTATATCATTTGTCTTCTTTTGTCCTTACCATCATTGGGGCAAAACATCATTGAACAAACCAACCTGTTTATCGGAACGGGTGGGCACGGACACACTTTCCCACATGCGATGCTGCCTTTTGGCGCGGTGGCTGCGGGTCCCGACTGGGCACAGCGTGGCTGGGATGCGGCAGGAGGTTACCATTATGATTCAAAATCTATCCTCGGTTTTTCACAGATTCACCTATCGGGCACAGGACTGACCGAGGCAGGGGATTTTCTGATTCAGCCAACGGTCGGTAAAATTCAAATCAATGCCGGAAAGCCCGATGTTATTGATGATGGCTACCGCAGTCGTTTTTCTCATGAAGACGAACAGGCACACCCTGGCTACTATCAAGTTCGCTTGCAGGATTATGATGTGAACGTGGAAGTAACCGCTACTGAACGTACGGGTTTTTATAAGATGACCTTCCCGAAATCGGATTCTGCTCATGTCTTGATTGATTTGATGCATCACATCAATGGAAATGCGGGTTCAGTGAAACATGCCTCCCTTTCAGTTAAGGATCAACAAACGGTAACGGGTTATCGCCTGACCAACGGCATTTGGGCGAACCATCGTCAGTTGTATTTTGCCATGCGCTTTTCCAAGCCATTTGAGTCGAAACTCATCTATGATGCGAACAAATATGGCTTTACCAAAAAGCATTTTTTCAAAGACCTCAACCATCGGGTGAGTGATAAACTCAAGGCGGTTTTCAATTTCAAAACTGAAGATCAAGAAGCAGTTTATGTGAAAATTGCAGTTTCCTCTGTGTCGGCAGGTAATGCGTTGGAGAACCTTGAAAAAGAGATCCCTGATTGGGATTTCGATCGAGTAAAAAAACAGGCGGAGCAAAAGTGGGAAAAGGAGTTATCTAAAATAACAGTCAGTGGAGATCAAGATCGAGTAGCGAAATTCTATACGGCGCTGTACCATAATTTTATCCATCCTACCTTGAATCAGGATGTGAACGGACAATATCGTGGAATGGATCACGAGGTGCATCAGGGGCATGATTTCGAGCATTATACCATGTTCAGTCTTTGGGATACCTTCCGAGCAACGCACCCGCTTTTGACCTTGACGCAGCCCGAACGCACGGACGACATCATGAAAACCATGACGGCTTTTCAGCAGGAAAACCCCGAAAAGATGTTGCCGATGTGGTCGATGTATCAGAATGAAAATACTTGTATGATTGGTCTGCATGCCATTCCTGTTTTGGCAGATGCCTTTTATAAAGGACTTTACACGGGTAAGAACGATCGATTGTTGGAAAGCATGGTGGCTTCGGCGGAAAATCCTGGCGTGGACAGCACGGCGGGTCGTGCGATTTATCCGGCTTATTACGGACAAAAATACTATATCGAGAAAGGCTACCATCCGAATGATGTAGTCAGAACGGGTGTAAGTGTAACCCTTGAGCATGCTTACGACGATTGGGCGCTGGCGCTGGCCGCCAAGAAAATGGGGCAGGATGATGTGGCAGAAAAGTACCGTCAGCGGGCACAGAACTATCGCAATGTCTGGGACAAGGAACGACAGTTTTTCAGGGCTAAACTGAATGACGGAAAATTCCGCGAGCCATTTGATCCACGTGCCTACCATCGTGAGGATTTCCATGACCGTGATTATACCGAAGGAAATGCCTGGCAATATCTGTTTTTTGTGCCTCACGATGTTTATGGCTTGGCTGAACTGATGGGCGGTGAAAAACAGCTGGAAAGTCGATTGGATGAACTCTTTACTTTGCCGTATCAGGGAGAGAGTTCAGTGGGAGATGTCTCTGGTTTAATCGGTGATTATGCCCACGGAAACGAACCATGTCACCATGTCGCTTATTTGTATGGACATGTGCGTAAACCCTCCAAAACCCAAGCGTTGATTCATCGCATTGATCGTGAATTTTACAAAAATGCGCCCGATGGCTATATCGGCAATGAAGATGCAGGGCAGATGTCAGCCTGGTATGTTTTCAGTGCGATGGGCTTCTATCCGGTGAACCCTGCAGGAGGTGTTTATGTCTTTGGGTCGCCATTGATGGAATCCGCCTCGATCAAGGTGGGCAAAGGCAAAACCTTTGATATTTCGGTAGAGAACTACGCTCCCGAGAATATTTACATCAAATCTGTTAAGCTCAACGGCAAGAAATATCCAAATGTATTTATCCGCCATGAGGACATTGTGAAGGGTGGTAAATTGGAATATGTGATGAGCAACAGACCCACACGCTGGGGCGAGAAGTCTGAGCGCGTTCCTTTTGCCGATGGTGGGCTGTAA